The following proteins are encoded in a genomic region of Nicotiana sylvestris chromosome 4, ASM39365v2, whole genome shotgun sequence:
- the LOC104225600 gene encoding PH, RCC1 and FYVE domains-containing protein 1 translates to MADLVSYGDAHRDIDQALIALKKGAQLLKYGRKGKPKFYPFRLSNDESSLVWISSSGEKSLKLASVSRIIPGQRTAVFRRYLRPEKDYLSFSLIYNYGKRSLDLICKDKVEAEFWIAGLKALISSGQGGRSKVDGWSDGGLYFDDSRDLTSNSPSSSSVSATKEISSPDASLSSNPNTSPKSYQPYSFVQSERSHVALDQANMQNIQAKGSASDVFRVSVSSAPSTSSHGSAPDDCDALGDVYIWGEVICDNIVKVGPEKNSSTVSTRADVLLPRPLESNVVLDVHHIACGVKHAALVTRQGELFTWGEESGGRLGHGVGKDVTQPRFVESLSFCSIDFVACGEFHTCAVTMAGELYTWGDGTHNAGLLGNGTDVSHWIPKRISGPLEGLQVAAVTCGPWHTALITSTGQLFTFGDGTFGVLGHGDRENVLFPREVKSLSGLRTIAVACGVWHTAAVVEVIVTQSSASVSSGKLFTWGDGDKSRLGHGDKEPRLEPTCVPALIDYNFHKIACGHSLTICLTTSGHVFTMGSTVYGQLGNPYSDGKLPCLVEDKLSGEIVEDIASGSYHVAVLTSKNEVYTWGKGANGRLGHGDVEDRKSPTLVEALKDRHVKYIACGSNYSAAICLHKWVSGAEQSQCSACRQAFGFTRKRHNCYNCGLVHCHACTSRKAIRAALAPNPNKPYRVCDSCFTKLSKVAEIGINNRRSAGPRLSGENKDRLDKAELRSVKSGMPPNLDLIKQLDIKAVKQGKKADTFSLGRSSQAPLLQLKDVVLSTTGDLRWAVPKPVITQSGVSSRSVSPFSRKASPPRSATPVPTTAGLSFSKSVADSLKKTNELLNQEVHKLQAQVENLRHRCELQEMELQKSTKKAQEAMVLAAEESAKCKAAKDVIKSLTAQLKDMAERLPPGAYDVESLKLAYLPNGVDVNGIHYPDANGERHSRSDSVASSYMASQTSMDFSTFGMQSPSKSQRDSSSVEAITSNQILTSNGIDDRAEVRLPNGSAAEMRINSASEAVDNNNDSGPLQDNENGLQPRNSLPPGNPNQIEAEWIEQYEPGVYITLVALRDGTRDLKRVRFSRRRFGEHQAETWWSENREKVYERYNVRGSDKSSVTGQAARRSEGALSPSSQI, encoded by the exons ATGGCAGATCTTGTTAGCTATGGTGATGCCCACCGTGATATTGACCAG GCATTAATTGCTTTAAAGAAAGGAGCTCAACTGTTGAAATATGGCCGCAAAGGGAAGCCCAAGTTCTATCCATTTAGACTTTCTAAT GATGAATCGTCTCTAGTTTGGATCTCTAGCAGTGGCGAAAAGAGTTTAAAGTTAGCTTCAGTGTCTAGAATCATTCCCGGGCAAAGAACT GCTGTTTTTCGACGATATCTTCGTCCTGAAAAGGACTACTTGTCCTTCTCGCTCATATATAATTACGGAAAAAGATCCCTCGATCTG ATTTGTAAGGATAAGGTTGAGGCAGAGTTCTGGATCGCTGGTTTGAAAGCTTTGATATCTTCTGGACAAGGTGGGCGCTCAAAGGTTGATGGTTGGAGTGATGGAGGCCTCTACTTTGAT GATAGTCGAGATTTGACATCAAATAGTCCAAGTTCTAGTTCTGTTAGTGCTACGAAAGAAATTAGCTCTCCAGACGCTTCCTTAAGTTCCAACCCCAATACTTCTCCTAAGAGCTATCAACCTTATAGTTTTGTGCAGTCTGAAAGGTCACATGTAGCTTTGGATCAAGCAAATATGCAAAATATTCAAGCCAAAGGATCTGCTTCAGACGTGTTCCGAGTTAGTGTTTCCAGTGCCCCTAGTACTTCTAGTCATGGTTCTGCACCAGATGATTGTGATGCTTTGGGCGATGTTTATATATGGGGTGAGGTAATATGTGATAACATTGTCAAGGTTGGACCTGAAAAAAATTCCAGCACAGTGAGCACAAGGGCAGATGTGCTTCTTCCAAGACCACTCGAATCCAATGTAGTTTTGGATGTTCATCATATAGCTTGTGGGGTCAAGCATGCTGCCCTAGTCACCAGACAAGGTGAACTCTTTACATGGGGTGAAGAATCTGGTGGCCGGCTTGGCCACGGTGTTGGGAAAGATGTCACTCAACCTCGGTTTGTTGAATCGTTGTCCTTTTGCAGCATTGACTTTGTTGCATGTGGTGAGTTTCACACCTGTGCTGTTACAATGGCTGGTGAACTATATACATGGGGGGATGGCACACACAATGCTGGGCTTCTTGGTAATGGCACTGATGTCAGTCACTGGATACCAAAGAGAATTTCAGGCCCTCTGGAAGGACTTCAAGTTGCAGCAGTAACTTGTGGTCCATGGCATACTGCTTTAATAACATCAACTGGGCAGCTCTTCACGTTTGGAGATGGAACATTTGGTGTTTTAGGCCACGGTGATAGGGAAAATGTATTGTTTCCTCGAGAGGTCAAGTCTCTGTCAGGTCTGAGGACAATTGCCGTTGCATGTGGAGTGTGGCATACTGCTGCTGTAGTCGAAGTTATCGTCACACAGTCTAGTGCTAGTGTTTCATCTGGAAAATTATTTACTTGGGGAGATGGAGACAAAAGTCGTCTTGGACATGGTGATAAAGAACCTCGGCTGGAGCCTACTTGTGTGCCTGCACTTATTGATTACAATTTTCACAAGATTGCTTGTGGGCATAGTTTAACCATCTGCTTGACCACATCTGGTCACGTCTTTACAATGGGAAGTACCGTGTATGGACAACTTGGAAACCCTTATTCTGATGGGAAGTTACCTTGCCTGGTAGAAGACAAACTTTCTGGTGAAATTGTCGAAGATATTGCTTCTGGTTCATACCATGTGGCTGTGTTGACGTCCAAAAATGAGGTTTATACATGGGGAAAAGGAGCCAATGGGAGGTTAGGTCATGGGGATGTAGAGGACCGGAAATCCCCTACTTTGGTTGAAGCTTTGAAGGACAGACATGTGAAATATATTGCTTGTGGTTCTAATTACAGTGCTGCTATATGTCTTCACAAATGGGTTTCTGGTGCTGAGCAGTCTCAGTGTTCAGCCTGTAGACAGGCTTTTGGGTTCACAAGGAAAAGGCACAATTGCTACAACTGCGGACTTGTGCATTGCCATGCATGTACTTCAAGAAAAGCAATAAGGGCAGCATTGGCTCCAAATCCAAACAAACCGTATCGTGTATGTGATTCTTGTTTTACAAAACTGAGCAAGGTGGCTGAGATTGGAATCAATAACAGGAGAAGTGCTGGACCTCGCCTTTCTGGTGAGAACAAGGACCGGTTGGACAAGGCTGAGTTACGATCAGTGAAATCAGGAATGCCACCAAATCTTGATTTAATCAAGCAGCTAGATATTAAAGCAGTCAAACAAGGTAAAAAAGCTGATACGTTTTCCTTGGGTCGTTCCTCTCAAGCTCCTTTGTTACAGCTGAAAGATGTAGTTTTGTCAACCACTGGTGATCTGCGTTGGGCAGTTCCAAAACCAGTTATTACCCAATCGGGTGTTAGTTCCAGATCTGTATCACCTTTCTCTAGGAAGGCAAGTCCACCACGTTCAGCGACACCAGTACCTACCACAGCAGGACTTTCATTCTCCAAAAGTGTTGCTGACAGTTTGAAAAAGACCAATGAGCTTTTAAATCAGGAAGTTCATAAATTACAGGCCCAG GTCGAGAACCTGAGACATCGTTGTGAACTTCAGGAGATGGAGCTGCAGAAGTCAACAAAAAAAGCCCAGGAAGCAATGGTTTTGGCGGCAGAGGAATCTGCTAAATGCAAAGCTGCAAAAGACGTTATAAAATCGCTGACGGCACAG CTCAAAGACATGGCTGAAAGGTTGCCACCTGGGGCTTATGACGTAGAGAGCCTTAAACTAGCTTACCTACCAAATGGTGTGGACGTGAATGGCATTCACTATCCTGATGCAAATGGGGAACGCCATTCTAGATCTGATTCTGTCGCTAGCTCTTATATGGCCTCTCAAACCAGCATGGACTTCAGTACATTTGGAATGCAAAGCCCAAGCAAATCACAAAGGGATTCTAGCAGCGTTGAAGCTATTACAAGCAATCAAATTCTGACCTCCAATGGTATAGATGATCGAGCTGAAGTTAGACTGCCTAATGGCAGTGCGGCAGAGATGCGCATCAATAGTGCCTCTGAAGCCGTTGATAATAATAATGACTCTGGGCCTTTACAAGACAATGAAAATGGACTGCAACCAAGAAATTCTCTGCCTCCTGGCAATCCTAACCAAATTGAGGCTGAATGGATTGAGCAATATGAGCCTGGAGTGTATATAACACTCGTAGCTCTTCGAGATGGCACTAGAGATCTGAAACGTGTACGCTTCAG CCGCAGAAGATTCGGGGAGCACCAAGCAGAGACTTGGTGGTCGGAGAACCGGGAAAAAGTTTACGAGAGATATAATGTTCGTGGGTCAGACAAGTCATCGGTTACAGGCCAGGCTGCTCGGAGGTCTGAAGGGGCTCTCTCTCCGTCTTCCCAAATTTAG